Below is a window of Streptomyces sp. NBC_01429 DNA.
GGAGCGCAAGCTCAAGGAGATGGAGCGGCAGTTCGGCTGAGGCCGGGCGGGCTGAGCGGACCGAGTCCGACAGCACGAAGCGCGATCACCACCTGGACCGGTGTGGCGGACGACCGTCACGCCGGTCCTTCGCGTCCCGTACGTTTCTTGTATCCATACCCGGTCCCTACCCCGGGATGATCACGTCTACGCATCGTCCGCGGCCAAGTCCTTTACGCGCATTCCCCGTTCAGCTCGAACCAGACCACTTTGCCGACCGGCCTGGCCCGTATCCCCCAGTCGTCCGCCAGACTCCGCACGAGCGCCAGCCCCCTGCCGTGCGTGGAGTCGTCCGGAACCGGCCTGTCGGGTAAGGGCGGGCGGGGCAGCGCCGCGACGAAGTCCCGCACCTCCACCCGCAGCCGGGAGTCCGCGACCGTCGCCGTGACCACCGCTCCGGTCTCCGTGTGGACCAGGGCGTTGGTGACCAGCTCGCTGATGAGCAGCTCCGCCACCTCGGCGGAGTCCCGCTCCGTCCAGTGCCGCAGCATCTCCCGCAGCGCGTGCCTGACTTCGGGCACGGCCGCGAGATCGGCGCCCCCCACTCTGCGCCGGATACCTCTTGTCACGCTGTCCCCCCGCCCCTGGTGGCCGACGGCGCCTTGCGCGCGCCTCGTTCAAGAGATGCATTCCCAGCCCGTAATGGGCCACTCATGGCGTTCGTCACCTCCTGGTGCCCCTTCCCGCACCGAGCGTCAGGGGCGGGGCACGTTGCGGAGGTTGGAGCGGGCCATCTGCGCCATCCGGCCGACCCCGCCGTCCAGCACCATCTTGCTCGCGGAGAGCGCGAAGCCCGTCACCATCTCCGCGCGGATCTTCGGCGGGATGGAGAGCGCGTTGGGGTCGGTGACGACGTCCACCAGGGCGGGCCCCCGGTGGGCGAAGGCGTCCTTCAGGGCACCCGCCAGTTGCTTGGGCTTCTCCACCCGTACCCCGTGGGCACCGGCGGCGCGGGCCACGGCGGCGAAGTCGGTGGGGTGGTTGTCCGTGCCGTACGCCGGGAGTCCGGCCACCATCATCTCCAACTCGACCATTCCCAGGGCGGAGTTGTTGAAGAGGACCACCTTCACGGGCAGGTCGTACTGGACGAGGGTGAGGAAGTCGCCCATGAGCATGGCGAATCCGCCGTCGCCGGACATCGAGACGACCTGCCGGTTCCGGTCGGTGAACTGCGCCCCGATGGCCTGCGGCAGCGCGTTGGCCATCGAGCCGTGGCTGAACGAACCGATCACGCGGCGGCGGCCGTTCGGCGTGAGGTAGCGGGCCGCCCACACGTTGCACATCCCGGTGTCGACGGTGAACACGGCGTCCTCGTCGGCGATCTCGTCCAGGACCGAGGCCACGTACTCCGGGTGGATCGGGATGTGCTTCTCGACCTTGCGGGTGTACGCCCTGACCACGCCGTCCAGCGCGTCGGCGTGCTTCTTGAGCATCTTGTCGAGGAAGCGGCGGTCCGACTTGGCGCGTACCCGGGGCGTCAGACAGTTCAGCGTCTCGCGGACGTCGCCCCACACGGCGAGGTCCAGTTTGGAGCGCCGGCCGAGGCGCTCGGGCCTGATGTCGACCTGCACGGTGCTGACGTCGTCGGGCAGGAAGGCGTTGTACGGGAAGTCGGTGCCGAGCAGGATCAGCAGATCGCACTCGTGGGTGGCCTCGTAGGCGGCGCCGTATCCGAGCAGTCCGCTCATCCCGACGTCAAAGGGGTTGTCGTACTGGATCCACTCCTTGCCGCGCAGGGCGTGGCCGATCGGCGACTTGATCCGCTCGGCGAACCGCATCACCTCCGTGTGCGCTCCGGCCGTGCCGCTGCCGCAGAAGAGCGTGACCCGGTCCGCCTCGTCGATCATGCGGACCAGCTGGTCGATCTCGGCGTCACCGGGGCGTACGGAGGGGCGCGAGGTGACGAGGGCGTGCTCCTCCGCCTTCTCGGGCGCGGGCGCTGAGGCGATGTCCCCGGGCAGGGTGACCACGCTGACGCCGCTCTGCCCGACGGCGTGCTGGATCGCCGTCTGGAGCAGCCGTGGCATCTGCCGCGGGTGGGAGATCATCTCGTTGTAGTGGCTGCACTCCCCGAACAGCTGCTCGGGGTGGGTCTCCTGGAAGAAGCCGAGGCCGATCTCGCTGGAGGGGATGTGGGAGGCGAGGGCGAGTACGGGCGCCATGGAGCGGTGGGCGTCGTACAGGCCGTTGATGAGGTGGAGGTTGCCGGGGCCGCAGGAGCCGGCGCAGGCGGCGAGCTTGCCGGTGATCTGGGCCTCGGCGCCGGCCGCGAAGGCGGCGGTCTCCTCGTGCTTGACATGGACCCAGTCGATCTCCGGGGTCCGGCGGACGGCGTCCACGACGGGGTTGAGGCTGTCGCCGACGACTCCGTACAGCCGTTGGACACCTGCCCGGACGAGGATGTCCACGAACTGCTCCGCCACGTTCTGCTTGGCCATGGGACGCGCACCTTTCTGGTCGCCGGAGGGGCGCGGACGACGGGCCGGGGGGGCTCCGGTGTCCATCAACCCACGCCGGGCGCGGTCCCGCACGCGCGGTTAGGCCCTACGCCTCCCAGACGCCGACGGCCGTGCGGTCGTCCGCGTACCCCTTGACCCTGAGGCTGGCGTCCTCGAAGTACTGGGCCAGACCAGGCGGCTCCGCGGCCGCCCAGCGGTCGGCCAGCTCCTTGGTCAGGGCGGGTTCGTCGCGCATGGGCTCCGCGAGACCGGGGCCGCACAGCAGCAGGGTGTCGCCCGGCCGGGCGACCGAGGCCCGGAAGCGGAACGGTTCGGGCGGCGGCGGCAGCGGGCCCTCGGTGTACGGGGAGCGCGGGCCCGCGATGTCCGGGTCCATGGTGGCCGGCTCGCCGTCCGCGGGCCGTGCGGAGCGACCGGCACCGGCGCCCACCCGGCTCTCCGGGGGCGGTGAGCCGAAGCCGACGACGGGGGCGCCGGTGACGGCGGCCGGATCGGGCAGCAGAGGCTCCAGGTCCTGCCAGGCGCCGTCCCTGAGCCGGAAGAGTCCGCCGTCGCCGATCCCGAAGAACACCCGGGTCCGGCACTCGGGGTCGGCGGAGAGCAGCAGACAGCGCAGTCCCGCGCTGTACTCCTCGGGCCGTACGCCCAGCTCGGCGGCGCGGGCGCGCAGCTTGCCGAAGCTGCGGTCGGTGAGCCGGTGCAGCCCGGACTT
It encodes the following:
- a CDS encoding ATP-binding protein; this encodes MTRGIRRRVGGADLAAVPEVRHALREMLRHWTERDSAEVAELLISELVTNALVHTETGAVVTATVADSRLRVEVRDFVAALPRPPLPDRPVPDDSTHGRGLALVRSLADDWGIRARPVGKVVWFELNGECA
- a CDS encoding pyruvate dehydrogenase, coding for MAKQNVAEQFVDILVRAGVQRLYGVVGDSLNPVVDAVRRTPEIDWVHVKHEETAAFAAGAEAQITGKLAACAGSCGPGNLHLINGLYDAHRSMAPVLALASHIPSSEIGLGFFQETHPEQLFGECSHYNEMISHPRQMPRLLQTAIQHAVGQSGVSVVTLPGDIASAPAPEKAEEHALVTSRPSVRPGDAEIDQLVRMIDEADRVTLFCGSGTAGAHTEVMRFAERIKSPIGHALRGKEWIQYDNPFDVGMSGLLGYGAAYEATHECDLLILLGTDFPYNAFLPDDVSTVQVDIRPERLGRRSKLDLAVWGDVRETLNCLTPRVRAKSDRRFLDKMLKKHADALDGVVRAYTRKVEKHIPIHPEYVASVLDEIADEDAVFTVDTGMCNVWAARYLTPNGRRRVIGSFSHGSMANALPQAIGAQFTDRNRQVVSMSGDGGFAMLMGDFLTLVQYDLPVKVVLFNNSALGMVELEMMVAGLPAYGTDNHPTDFAAVARAAGAHGVRVEKPKQLAGALKDAFAHRGPALVDVVTDPNALSIPPKIRAEMVTGFALSASKMVLDGGVGRMAQMARSNLRNVPRP
- a CDS encoding protein phosphatase 2C domain-containing protein; the protein is MSQQGETPAADEWWNRLYDESAPDAGPAAARAEETIDDRFDSAAHAVTGPVTDALPGAAPEPPAPARPEPRRAPPGPRTAPTHLGDRPPTYDPEPTALPVAHADRLDEIVPDTVLDGASYGTYTLRAVSVRGDSARYRGEPRRDALLTARFGTGPGALVLVAVACGARGVEGAHRAAADACHWIGTAVGRSHGRLSDDIRAGRRGDLKSGLHRLTDRSFGKLRARAAELGVRPEEYSAGLRCLLLSADPECRTRVFFGIGDGGLFRLRDGAWQDLEPLLPDPAAVTGAPVVGFGSPPPESRVGAGAGRSARPADGEPATMDPDIAGPRSPYTEGPLPPPPEPFRFRASVARPGDTLLLCGPGLAEPMRDEPALTKELADRWAAAEPPGLAQYFEDASLRVKGYADDRTAVGVWEA